A genomic stretch from Telmatocola sphagniphila includes:
- a CDS encoding RNA polymerase sigma factor, protein METVRAAPKDASAASGGNPPIASEELLVCTFNTIRDELVSTLVYVLGNREDAFDATQEAFLKCWRARASLTDVQNIRAWIFRVGLNAAKDYQRSAWKRRSRAIAGDETMIMGRDIGPGQPLEDQEDLELLRQAILGLREEEKEVFLLRQNGGLTYEQIAEIRSSPVGTVKTQMRSALQKLRQKLA, encoded by the coding sequence ATGGAAACTGTGCGTGCTGCTCCAAAAGATGCTAGCGCGGCAAGCGGTGGAAACCCGCCTATTGCCAGCGAGGAGCTATTGGTTTGCACGTTTAATACGATTCGCGATGAACTCGTCAGTACGCTGGTGTATGTGTTGGGGAACCGGGAAGACGCCTTCGACGCGACACAGGAAGCCTTTTTGAAGTGTTGGCGGGCGAGAGCGAGTTTAACGGATGTGCAGAATATCCGAGCATGGATATTTCGCGTAGGACTCAACGCCGCCAAGGATTATCAGCGTTCCGCCTGGAAGCGTCGCTCCCGGGCCATCGCAGGGGACGAAACCATGATTATGGGACGCGACATCGGCCCAGGACAACCGCTAGAGGATCAGGAAGATCTGGAATTGCTCCGTCAGGCCATCCTCGGTTTGCGGGAGGAAGAAAAAGAAGTCTTCCTGCTTCGGCAAAACGGCGGATTGACCTACGAGCAAATCGCTGAAATCCGATCCAGCCCAGTCGGAACTGTGAAAACGCAAATGCGATCCGCATTGCAGAAACTCCGACAGAAACTGGCGTAA
- a CDS encoding glycosyltransferase family 2 protein: MAAGHRLSERFSATGEAAPFRRRERHRGRASQQITRLSIIIVNFCQWQNTFELVEQLRQSNSFREGRADIVIADNHSPSDPLCDQLRSTEGVTIRQFARNLGFARAVNEACHLSRGHWVLLLNPDMRVEPGFLDRVEAEIRKMDKESNRIGVVGFRLRHGDGTRQASSGPFPTFMRTITGLFAPRALRKCKLNSARKPTHVPWVTGCCLLVRRECLQELQGFDEDYFLYYEDVDFCRRAKQADWNVMYNPRIEVTHFHPLHTREVPAPLRVMTRHALLMYSWKHWPRWQAILLCGMVWLEAKYRLYQKPSEQANQDLRQLFYFFINDDRIGLHDVIHENAGRLEDLAANNRL, from the coding sequence ATGGCTGCTGGACATCGTTTAAGCGAGCGTTTCTCCGCTACTGGTGAAGCTGCGCCATTCCGTCGACGGGAACGGCACCGCGGCCGGGCCAGCCAGCAGATTACCCGGCTATCCATAATCATCGTCAATTTCTGTCAGTGGCAAAATACTTTCGAACTGGTCGAACAACTCCGACAATCGAATAGCTTCCGCGAAGGGCGAGCCGATATCGTCATCGCCGATAATCACTCACCGTCCGATCCGCTGTGCGATCAATTGCGTTCAACCGAAGGTGTGACCATTCGCCAGTTTGCCCGCAATCTGGGTTTCGCCCGGGCGGTCAACGAAGCCTGCCATTTGAGCCGGGGGCACTGGGTGCTGCTGCTCAATCCCGATATGCGAGTCGAACCCGGCTTCCTGGATCGGGTGGAAGCCGAAATCAGAAAAATGGACAAGGAATCCAACCGCATCGGCGTGGTCGGCTTCCGCTTACGGCACGGGGATGGAACCCGGCAGGCCTCTTCCGGCCCCTTCCCAACGTTCATGAGAACGATCACGGGCCTGTTTGCTCCTCGGGCGTTGCGAAAGTGCAAACTGAACTCGGCCCGCAAGCCGACGCATGTGCCCTGGGTCACCGGGTGCTGTCTTTTGGTCCGCCGGGAGTGTCTGCAGGAACTCCAGGGCTTCGATGAAGATTACTTCCTCTATTACGAGGACGTGGATTTCTGCCGGCGCGCCAAACAAGCCGACTGGAACGTGATGTACAACCCCAGGATTGAAGTCACGCACTTCCATCCGCTGCATACTCGCGAGGTTCCCGCACCGCTGCGCGTGATGACTCGTCATGCACTTCTGATGTATAGCTGGAAACATTGGCCACGCTGGCAGGCGATTCTGCTCTGCGGCATGGTCTGGCTCGAAGCCAAGTATCGGCTGTATCAGAAGCCGAGCGAGCAAGCCAATCAGGATCTGCGACAGCTATTTTATTTCTTCATCAACGACGATCGCATCGGCCTTCATGATGTGATACACGAGAACGCCGGTCGCCTGGAAGATCTGGCCGCAAATAATCGCCTCTAA
- a CDS encoding alpha-2-macroglobulin family protein, translating into MTTRDQAYYEALMLDHQYGLLEPEQVTELEAYLQGPDGDRLIKLAEAWKAKLTKAASKEFPNVEFRAPTEMQLATAQPGVPTRKSHRILRFLIAASLLAAAGVVGVPYYQQTAERNRQAAEVASLKNSFALAAQKRQEYADRFRNERTKLEAEILLAQKSYEATTQAAEEKGKKFVEELSSRKVVIKLSGPERPMPGAPNEWKVTTLDRANQPLIPAMISLVIRNQAEKEIYSVSLQNPDTTSTLRLPVSAWKNVKPSDELTLEITAKMKDDVGAKLVEKLKLARPVFITHLATDKPLYQPGETLRFRSLTLERSTLIPPPEDQMVRFKVVKPDGSEQLLAAGNGRVINEQGMPIALANSPPIRGIGVGEWIIPEGAPGGEYTLVVMNDYKELEKRKFIVNRYVPDKFFKKLEFDGKSYGPGDIVQVRSEASRTEGGALKNQTIFVSAIVDGVNVPVNAPKTTDDKGVVNLKFTLPKEIKSGQGTLSITYMDGTGPEVISRPIPIIGRQLNVDFYPEGGDLIAELDNRVYFQVRTPYGKPADLKGYITDGKNKIADVQTLTDTSEAGVSRGQGSFTFKPQANVKYYLKVERPLNIEEPKDGFVLPTVKPDGVVLTALDEVTSGDAPIRVQIQTPREKRRLVVGAYGRGKLLDHQLLNIEPNKPTKIELGGGVNLGGVIRVTVFEDLTAANGESNLIPLAERLVFRKTPNNLILNVKPDKNRYNPGSRVGLEISSKNEKDSPLPAVLMVGVVNQSVITMADNKTDRLMPTHFLLAGEVKKPEDLEHADFLLSDHPKAAKALDNLLGTQGWRRFAEQNPTAFVASKSNVAEKQEAERLLVSTGQVTKPASDLLFLERQKFLAEYQPKLEDYQAKLNKSRNDLNAFLAQMRSQKEYQQLSSSETQAESSYLAAERELRAAPASVDLEEPLKVAEIILFLTGLLVVTITLVRRIRKHQPLGSYAWVGLILSGIPLVAFLLVNRSEVTKKPLDFSRDATTMPAPAAIGAARIFKDDLDQMLREEAELRPGAAMNPMEKMEFGGGGFGGAPGAQGGGFGGFGGGPVAKAEMRMAPMIARGNKGVGAPEALKGGDNAKKLDMARPMMPRNAMMKQAQKPAGDLDKNRDMAKDREQFDGKRKVMAAGAAPMAGGFAGPGMGGGGFFPDIGGGAGGPGGGGFRSPNGLAAPANFLAAWEEVNGQIVAMQKVMPGALVVREYAHTKTPDATNPELRNDFTETVYWNPVIVLPDTGKITIHFDLADDVTRYQVMVAGHTLDGRVAANVSTIEARKPFSVDPKLPVEISSADQVDVPVRIVNDSDTQREVKFSVNPQGLELLPSDLRREGDRWVDSIALDANGKNRKVYSFKPAVTSGSLSLQLDATSLDAPSDHILRHMTVVPDGFPVSGQVSDLLDKKATPTIKVPGDILPGTMKVQVKLFPTTLADLQAGLDGLLREPCGCFEQTSTSNYPNTLILDYLSTSDQAKPEVSKRAKDLLERGYQKLTSFECMKVTNDGRQGYEWFGGTAPPHEALTAYGLLQFVDMSHVQQVDPLMIKRTRDYLLSQRDGNGSFKRNQRALDTFGRAPQHVTDAYIVWALTESDLENKEKIDLSKEFEALEKKAQSENDPYFLSLLANALFNRGKTEAGLTWMKKATEKQLKPDGRFTGAVTSITSSGGRDLEIETTSLAVLALLKANRPELFTENIQLAIRWLGRQRGGYGGFGSTQSTILALKALIAYTKDQKKMPEGGTLTLFVNDKKVAEKVFSAADREVITLDVMDPEKLFTKGENKNIRLELDTKQGLPYTLAWECRTARPLSSDECALELKTSLDKAVAKEGDTLQMSMKLKNKLDKGHGMSVAILGLPAGSKVPTDLKQLTRLREENKISYFEIRGRELVLYWREMAPKAELELKIDLVCETPGVYRGPASRAYLYYNADNKAWIDPLAITIKPQE; encoded by the coding sequence ATGACGACTCGCGATCAAGCGTATTACGAAGCTCTGATGCTCGATCATCAGTACGGCTTACTGGAACCGGAGCAGGTGACCGAACTCGAGGCTTACCTGCAAGGGCCGGATGGCGATCGACTGATCAAATTGGCCGAAGCCTGGAAAGCCAAATTGACCAAAGCGGCCAGCAAGGAATTCCCCAACGTCGAATTCCGGGCACCCACCGAAATGCAGTTGGCCACTGCTCAACCCGGCGTACCGACGCGCAAATCGCATCGAATCCTTCGTTTCCTGATTGCGGCCAGCCTCCTCGCGGCCGCAGGTGTCGTGGGCGTTCCGTATTATCAGCAGACCGCCGAACGAAATCGTCAGGCCGCCGAAGTCGCGAGCCTGAAGAATTCGTTTGCTCTCGCTGCGCAGAAACGGCAGGAGTACGCCGATCGATTCCGGAACGAACGAACCAAACTGGAAGCAGAAATTCTCCTGGCCCAGAAGAGCTATGAGGCCACGACTCAGGCTGCTGAAGAAAAGGGTAAGAAGTTCGTCGAAGAACTCTCTTCTCGAAAAGTCGTCATCAAGCTCAGTGGACCGGAACGGCCGATGCCCGGCGCGCCCAACGAGTGGAAAGTCACCACGCTGGATCGCGCGAATCAACCGCTGATCCCGGCCATGATCAGTCTGGTCATTCGCAATCAAGCCGAAAAAGAGATTTACAGCGTTTCCCTGCAGAATCCCGACACCACCTCCACTCTCCGACTGCCGGTATCGGCGTGGAAAAATGTGAAACCCAGCGATGAATTGACGCTGGAAATCACCGCCAAGATGAAAGATGATGTCGGGGCGAAGTTGGTGGAAAAATTGAAGCTGGCCCGACCGGTTTTCATTACCCACCTCGCCACGGATAAACCTCTCTACCAACCCGGCGAGACCCTCCGGTTCCGAAGTCTAACACTCGAGCGTTCGACTTTGATTCCGCCACCCGAAGATCAGATGGTACGATTCAAAGTCGTCAAGCCGGATGGATCGGAACAGCTTCTCGCCGCCGGTAATGGCCGAGTGATCAACGAACAGGGAATGCCCATAGCACTGGCTAACTCCCCACCGATTCGGGGCATCGGCGTCGGTGAATGGATCATTCCCGAAGGCGCTCCCGGCGGCGAGTACACCCTGGTCGTCATGAATGACTACAAGGAACTGGAAAAGCGAAAATTTATCGTCAACAGATACGTGCCTGATAAATTCTTCAAAAAGCTCGAATTCGATGGCAAATCCTACGGCCCGGGAGACATCGTTCAGGTCCGCTCCGAAGCCAGCCGTACCGAAGGCGGCGCACTGAAGAATCAGACTATATTCGTTTCCGCCATCGTCGATGGTGTCAATGTTCCTGTCAACGCCCCCAAGACCACCGATGACAAGGGAGTTGTGAACCTGAAGTTCACACTGCCCAAGGAAATCAAATCTGGGCAGGGCACTCTCAGCATCACTTATATGGATGGTACGGGTCCCGAGGTCATCTCCCGGCCGATCCCGATTATTGGCCGGCAATTGAATGTCGATTTCTATCCGGAAGGGGGCGATCTCATCGCCGAACTGGACAATCGGGTTTACTTCCAGGTCCGCACGCCTTATGGCAAACCGGCTGATCTGAAGGGTTACATCACTGATGGTAAAAATAAGATCGCGGACGTTCAGACTTTGACCGATACCTCTGAAGCGGGTGTCAGCCGAGGCCAGGGTTCCTTTACTTTCAAGCCCCAGGCCAATGTCAAATATTACCTGAAGGTCGAACGCCCGCTGAACATCGAAGAGCCGAAGGACGGTTTCGTATTACCCACCGTGAAACCGGATGGCGTCGTGTTAACTGCCCTGGACGAAGTAACTTCGGGGGATGCCCCAATTCGCGTGCAAATTCAAACTCCTCGGGAGAAACGCCGGTTGGTAGTGGGGGCCTATGGCCGGGGCAAATTGCTCGATCATCAGTTGCTGAATATTGAACCGAACAAGCCCACTAAAATCGAACTTGGCGGTGGAGTCAATCTCGGCGGAGTGATTCGCGTCACCGTGTTTGAAGACTTGACTGCCGCCAACGGCGAGAGCAATCTGATTCCCTTGGCCGAGCGCCTGGTCTTCCGCAAAACCCCGAACAATCTGATTCTGAATGTTAAACCCGATAAGAATCGCTACAACCCGGGCTCTCGAGTGGGGCTGGAGATTTCCAGTAAGAACGAAAAAGATTCCCCGCTCCCCGCAGTACTGATGGTCGGCGTCGTGAATCAGAGTGTGATCACGATGGCGGATAACAAGACCGATCGTCTGATGCCGACTCATTTCCTGTTGGCGGGGGAAGTCAAAAAACCTGAAGATCTGGAGCATGCGGACTTCCTGCTCAGCGACCATCCCAAAGCGGCCAAGGCGCTGGATAATCTGCTCGGAACTCAGGGCTGGCGCCGCTTTGCCGAGCAGAACCCTACGGCCTTCGTGGCCAGTAAGAGCAATGTCGCCGAGAAGCAGGAAGCCGAGCGACTTCTGGTCAGCACGGGTCAGGTGACCAAACCCGCTTCGGATTTGTTGTTTCTAGAACGGCAGAAATTCCTGGCGGAGTACCAGCCGAAGTTAGAAGATTATCAGGCAAAACTGAATAAATCCCGCAATGATTTGAATGCTTTCCTGGCTCAGATGCGCTCGCAGAAGGAATATCAGCAACTGAGTTCTTCAGAAACTCAGGCCGAGAGTTCTTATCTCGCCGCTGAGCGCGAATTGAGAGCCGCCCCGGCATCTGTCGATCTCGAAGAGCCCTTGAAAGTGGCCGAGATCATCCTTTTCTTAACCGGTCTGCTTGTGGTAACCATTACCCTGGTTCGTCGGATCCGCAAGCATCAGCCGTTGGGGTCCTACGCCTGGGTCGGATTAATACTATCGGGGATTCCGCTAGTCGCCTTCTTGCTCGTGAATCGCTCCGAGGTGACCAAAAAACCGCTCGATTTCTCTCGAGATGCGACGACGATGCCAGCACCCGCGGCCATAGGAGCTGCTCGAATCTTCAAAGACGATCTAGATCAGATGCTCCGGGAAGAAGCGGAACTCAGGCCGGGTGCTGCCATGAATCCGATGGAAAAGATGGAATTTGGCGGCGGTGGTTTTGGGGGTGCTCCTGGCGCCCAAGGCGGCGGGTTTGGAGGTTTCGGTGGTGGTCCGGTTGCTAAAGCGGAAATGCGGATGGCTCCCATGATCGCCCGCGGGAATAAAGGTGTTGGCGCTCCGGAAGCCCTGAAAGGAGGCGATAATGCCAAGAAGCTGGACATGGCCAGGCCCATGATGCCCCGTAATGCGATGATGAAGCAGGCTCAGAAGCCGGCGGGAGATCTCGATAAAAATCGCGACATGGCAAAGGATCGCGAACAATTCGACGGTAAACGGAAAGTTATGGCAGCCGGTGCAGCTCCCATGGCCGGCGGCTTCGCGGGGCCGGGGATGGGTGGTGGTGGCTTCTTCCCTGACATCGGGGGTGGTGCTGGCGGTCCAGGCGGAGGCGGCTTCCGCAGTCCGAATGGGTTAGCAGCTCCCGCGAATTTTCTGGCCGCTTGGGAGGAAGTTAACGGGCAAATCGTCGCTATGCAAAAAGTAATGCCCGGGGCCCTAGTGGTTCGCGAATATGCTCATACGAAAACGCCCGATGCGACGAATCCCGAACTGCGCAATGACTTTACAGAGACCGTGTATTGGAACCCAGTGATTGTGCTCCCGGATACCGGTAAGATCACTATACATTTTGATCTCGCCGATGATGTCACACGGTATCAGGTGATGGTGGCAGGTCATACACTCGATGGTCGTGTGGCCGCGAATGTTTCCACCATCGAAGCTCGCAAACCTTTCAGCGTCGATCCGAAACTGCCCGTGGAAATTTCCAGTGCGGATCAGGTCGATGTACCTGTTCGGATTGTCAACGATTCCGACACCCAGCGCGAAGTCAAATTCTCGGTGAATCCTCAAGGACTGGAGTTGTTACCGAGCGACTTGAGACGCGAAGGGGACCGCTGGGTCGATTCGATTGCTCTAGATGCCAATGGCAAGAATCGCAAAGTCTATTCATTCAAACCGGCAGTGACTTCCGGAAGCCTGTCGCTGCAACTGGATGCGACCAGTCTGGACGCTCCCAGCGATCATATTCTCCGCCACATGACTGTGGTGCCGGATGGCTTTCCCGTGAGCGGTCAGGTCAGCGATCTCTTGGATAAGAAGGCGACACCCACGATTAAAGTTCCTGGCGACATTCTTCCTGGAACCATGAAAGTTCAGGTGAAGCTCTTCCCGACAACACTGGCCGATCTCCAAGCGGGCTTGGATGGCTTGTTGCGGGAGCCCTGCGGATGTTTCGAACAAACTTCGACTTCCAATTATCCGAATACGCTGATCCTGGATTATTTGTCGACCAGCGATCAGGCCAAGCCGGAGGTCAGCAAACGAGCCAAGGACCTGCTCGAAAGGGGTTATCAGAAACTGACCTCCTTCGAATGCATGAAGGTCACCAACGATGGACGGCAGGGCTACGAATGGTTTGGCGGCACTGCTCCTCCCCATGAAGCTTTGACAGCTTATGGTCTCCTGCAGTTCGTCGATATGTCTCACGTTCAGCAGGTCGATCCCCTTATGATAAAGCGGACCCGGGATTACCTGCTGAGTCAGCGCGACGGCAATGGCAGCTTCAAGCGCAATCAGCGAGCACTCGATACATTCGGTCGAGCCCCCCAGCATGTCACGGATGCGTACATTGTCTGGGCTCTCACCGAGAGCGATCTCGAAAACAAAGAGAAAATCGATCTCAGCAAGGAATTCGAAGCCCTCGAGAAGAAAGCTCAGTCGGAGAACGATCCGTATTTCCTGTCGCTCTTAGCCAACGCATTGTTCAACCGCGGTAAGACCGAAGCCGGGCTTACCTGGATGAAGAAAGCGACGGAAAAACAATTGAAGCCCGACGGACGATTTACCGGTGCGGTCACCAGCATCACTTCCTCGGGGGGGCGTGATCTCGAAATCGAAACCACCAGCTTGGCCGTGCTGGCCTTGCTAAAGGCAAACCGTCCCGAACTGTTCACCGAAAATATTCAGTTGGCCATTCGCTGGTTAGGGAGGCAACGCGGCGGCTATGGCGGCTTTGGTTCAACACAATCGACCATCCTGGCTCTGAAAGCACTGATTGCCTACACGAAGGACCAGAAGAAAATGCCCGAAGGGGGCACTTTGACTCTATTTGTCAATGACAAGAAAGTCGCCGAAAAGGTTTTTAGTGCGGCTGACCGCGAGGTGATCACACTCGATGTAATGGACCCGGAAAAACTCTTCACCAAGGGCGAAAATAAAAATATTCGCCTGGAACTCGATACCAAACAGGGGCTGCCCTATACCCTCGCCTGGGAATGTCGAACGGCCAGGCCCTTGAGCTCGGACGAGTGTGCCCTGGAATTGAAGACGAGTCTGGATAAAGCCGTCGCGAAAGAGGGGGACACTCTTCAAATGTCGATGAAGTTGAAGAACAAGCTCGATAAAGGGCACGGCATGTCGGTGGCGATCCTGGGACTCCCTGCCGGTTCGAAAGTTCCCACCGATCTCAAGCAACTCACTCGCTTGAGGGAAGAGAACAAGATCAGTTACTTTGAAATCCGCGGTCGCGAACTGGTACTCTACTGGCGCGAAATGGCTCCCAAAGCAGAGCTGGAATTGAAGATTGATCTCGTTTGTGAAACCCCGGGCGTTTATCGGGGACCCGCAAGCCGAGCTTATCTCTACTACAACGCGGATAACAAAGCCTGGATCGATCCATTGGCGATTACCATCAAGCCCCAGGAATGA
- a CDS encoding glycosyltransferase family 2 protein, translating to MKFSIVIPSYRRADLLSLCLRSLEQFAPENCEIIVVDDCSAEGIISKTAADFSFVKILRLETQSGFCLASNAGILAAQGEFVELLNDDTEVTPGWAEAALLAFENPEVGAVAPLVLQTGTAYLIDSAGDEYHSGGFARKRFHNCMLEDIPLEPKFVFGASGSSAFYRKAALEKAGLFPTEFGAYFEDVDLAHRLNNLGFRTWFEPSSIVWHAVSASHGRKPSREVLALQSLNEERVFWRNIDSRHIPTHLAVLGLKAIRRAREGNLIPFCKGRLRAFRELPELLSHKRRFARVG from the coding sequence ATGAAGTTCTCCATCGTCATACCGTCTTACCGGAGGGCAGATCTCCTAAGTCTTTGTCTGCGCAGCCTCGAACAGTTCGCACCGGAAAATTGCGAAATAATCGTGGTTGATGATTGTTCCGCGGAAGGCATCATTTCCAAAACAGCTGCGGATTTTTCTTTCGTGAAAATCCTTCGCTTAGAAACACAATCCGGCTTCTGTCTGGCCTCCAATGCGGGAATACTTGCTGCTCAAGGGGAGTTCGTCGAACTGTTGAATGACGATACCGAAGTCACCCCTGGCTGGGCCGAAGCGGCCTTGCTCGCTTTTGAAAATCCCGAAGTGGGAGCCGTAGCCCCCTTGGTTCTGCAAACGGGAACAGCTTACTTGATCGATAGTGCCGGGGATGAATACCACTCCGGCGGTTTTGCCCGCAAGCGATTTCATAACTGTATGCTCGAGGACATTCCCCTCGAACCCAAATTCGTCTTCGGGGCGAGTGGCTCCAGTGCATTTTATCGCAAAGCCGCGCTGGAAAAAGCGGGGTTGTTTCCCACAGAGTTCGGAGCTTACTTCGAAGATGTCGATCTGGCTCATCGCTTGAATAACCTCGGCTTTCGCACCTGGTTTGAACCCTCCTCCATCGTGTGGCATGCCGTCAGCGCTTCACATGGGCGAAAACCTAGCCGCGAAGTTCTGGCACTGCAATCCTTGAATGAAGAGCGTGTGTTCTGGCGAAATATCGATTCCCGACATATCCCTACACATCTGGCCGTGCTAGGTTTAAAAGCGATCCGAAGAGCCCGGGAAGGAAATCTGATTCCGTTTTGCAAAGGCCGCTTAAGAGCCTTTCGCGAACTTCCCGAACTCCTTTCTCACAAGCGTCGCTTCGCGCGTGTCGGCTAA
- a CDS encoding TolC family protein produces the protein MPDCYVRYSRNFDLIPPRKVADRETEASLPSIDWFQVVQMPLRCTCLGIGLVLGFLSSAGSAQEPSANLSAKPESLRRTSFQVAIPLFTEENKSAAPTPGEPETKKLIPSVRPNPLVSLTANPNYRPITLTEAVLIANRQGIDALQADRAIDLANAEYQKTRLLWLPNINAGTDYFYHSGATQGADGSLLMNNRQSFMYGVGWNAVFGITDAIYAPIAARRELRARESIKLAINNDLSLSVIEAYFTLLQYAGELATDQMLIIQGEELVRQVGALAEGLVPAVETNRAKVELSRRKQAASTTRERYLYSQADLTRLMRISPTQPLMPSEPSNLKIRLIDPKYSVDELIPIALTNRPELASQQALVQATLDRLRQEKMRPLIPSLAFRSVSTNPSGSLAVGSFSAGSAGNFGSMSGRFDYDIQVIWELQNLGLGNYVRIKEKRTEHEIALLELFRIQDRVAAEVIQAYASVTSAAERLLVAEPAYDEARELLAKNIEAMTQTRRVGNLLTLIVRPQEVVASMQAMAQANSDYQAAIADYNRAQFRLYRALGHPIDTLLSGLR, from the coding sequence TTGCCCGATTGTTACGTTCGCTACAGCCGGAACTTTGATCTCATTCCCCCGAGGAAAGTAGCCGATAGAGAAACGGAAGCGTCCCTGCCGAGCATCGACTGGTTTCAGGTAGTTCAAATGCCGTTGCGATGTACCTGTCTGGGTATCGGATTAGTGCTGGGCTTTCTTTCAAGTGCTGGGTCCGCTCAGGAACCATCTGCTAACCTCTCCGCAAAACCGGAATCCCTTCGTCGAACCAGTTTCCAGGTCGCGATTCCCCTTTTCACGGAAGAAAATAAATCGGCCGCACCCACTCCCGGCGAGCCCGAAACGAAAAAACTGATACCGTCGGTCCGGCCGAATCCGCTGGTGTCTCTGACCGCAAACCCGAACTATCGGCCGATCACGCTTACGGAAGCCGTGTTGATTGCCAATCGGCAGGGTATCGATGCTTTGCAGGCCGATCGGGCCATCGATCTGGCCAATGCGGAATATCAGAAGACCCGCCTTCTCTGGTTACCCAACATCAATGCCGGGACTGATTATTTTTACCATAGTGGGGCAACTCAAGGGGCGGATGGCTCCTTGCTGATGAATAATCGGCAGAGCTTTATGTATGGCGTGGGCTGGAATGCGGTGTTCGGAATAACCGATGCGATCTACGCTCCGATAGCGGCTCGGCGCGAATTGCGAGCGCGCGAATCGATCAAACTGGCAATCAATAACGATCTCTCCCTGAGTGTGATAGAAGCCTATTTCACCCTTTTGCAGTACGCCGGCGAGTTAGCGACCGACCAGATGCTGATTATTCAAGGAGAAGAGCTGGTCCGGCAGGTAGGTGCCCTGGCGGAAGGTCTGGTTCCAGCGGTGGAAACCAACCGGGCGAAAGTCGAACTCTCCCGGCGTAAGCAGGCGGCCAGTACTACTCGTGAACGTTATCTGTATTCCCAAGCCGATCTGACGCGATTGATGCGAATCAGTCCCACTCAGCCGTTGATGCCCAGTGAACCCTCGAATCTGAAAATTCGGTTGATCGATCCGAAGTATTCCGTGGATGAGCTAATTCCTATTGCTCTAACCAATCGACCGGAACTCGCCAGTCAGCAGGCTCTGGTGCAAGCCACTCTGGATCGATTGCGGCAGGAAAAAATGCGGCCCTTGATTCCCAGCCTGGCCTTTCGCAGCGTTTCCACAAACCCGAGTGGTTCCCTGGCGGTCGGAAGTTTCTCAGCGGGTAGTGCTGGGAACTTCGGTAGTATGAGCGGTCGCTTCGATTATGACATCCAGGTGATCTGGGAGTTGCAGAATCTCGGACTCGGTAACTACGTCCGCATCAAGGAAAAGCGCACGGAACACGAAATAGCCCTTCTGGAACTATTTCGAATTCAGGATCGCGTGGCCGCCGAGGTGATCCAGGCCTATGCCTCCGTGACGTCGGCCGCAGAACGACTGTTAGTGGCGGAACCCGCCTACGACGAGGCGCGCGAATTGCTCGCTAAAAACATTGAGGCGATGACCCAAACTCGACGTGTCGGTAATCTGCTGACATTGATCGTTCGACCTCAGGAAGTGGTCGCTTCCATGCAAGCCATGGCTCAGGCCAATAGCGATTATCAGGCGGCCATAGCCGATTATAATCGAGCTCAATTCCGACTTTATCGGGCGTTGGGGCATCCGATAGATACCCTTCTCTCCGGCCTGCGATAA